A part of Anaerotignum faecicola genomic DNA contains:
- a CDS encoding transposon-transfer assisting family protein: MSMIRLTVEETNLLSIYNEGGKRALIENVNAALPYMDADMRELAKRTLSKVDALTEAEFAELPIYAADEV; this comes from the coding sequence ATGAGCATGATTAGACTGACTGTTGAAGAAACAAACCTTTTGAGCATTTACAACGAGGGCGGCAAGCGGGCTTTGATTGAGAATGTCAACGCCGCGCTGCCCTACATGGACGCGGATATGCGGGAGCTTGCAAAGCGCACCCTTTCCAAAGTGGACGCTTTGACCGAAGCGGAATTTGCAGAGCTTCCCATTTACGCCGCTGATGAAGTATGA
- a CDS encoding cysteine-rich VLP domain-containing protein encodes MNGVKRLTPPQSRKVNALVRRTCCNYDNGNCILLDDGDECVCPQLISYSLLCKWFRAAVLPADRLLYAELYQTGDKKKCTECGAFFASTSNSVKYCPVCRKRITRRQAAERMRKRRTPVTQ; translated from the coding sequence ATGAACGGGGTTAAGCGGCTGACGCCGCCCCAGAGCCGGAAAGTCAACGCCCTTGTGCGCCGGACGTGCTGCAATTATGATAACGGGAACTGTATCTTACTGGACGACGGGGACGAGTGCGTTTGTCCGCAGCTCATTTCCTATTCGCTTCTCTGCAAGTGGTTCCGGGCTGCGGTGCTTCCCGCCGACAGGCTACTCTATGCGGAGCTTTACCAGACAGGGGACAAGAAGAAGTGTACCGAGTGCGGCGCGTTCTTTGCGTCAACCTCTAACAGTGTCAAATACTGCCCCGTCTGCCGGAAGCGTATCACCCGCAGACAAGCTGCCGAGCGCATGAGGAAAAGACGCACCCCTGTTACGCAGTAG
- a CDS encoding helix-turn-helix domain-containing protein produces the protein MENQKMPEYETIRAAVAGEKWAVEKVVDCYKDEIDRLSTVAVRQPDGSTKQEINEDMRQSITKKLIEALPQFPLEEMEKGNVR, from the coding sequence ATGGAAAACCAGAAAATGCCGGAATATGAAACCATACGCGCCGCCGTTGCCGGGGAGAAATGGGCGGTGGAGAAAGTCGTGGATTGCTACAAGGACGAAATCGACAGGCTATCGACGGTAGCGGTCAGACAGCCAGACGGAAGCACGAAACAGGAAATCAACGAAGATATGCGCCAGTCTATCACAAAGAAGCTGATAGAAGCCCTCCCGCAGTTCCCGCTTGAAGAAATGGAAAAGGGAAATGTCAGATAG